The genomic region caagtcttggtacatcttattactaccaggatggatcgtgtatttcgatcgatgggcttcctctaaaatttctcttttcaggtTTTCATCATTGGCTACCACTACTCGGTTCCTATACCTTAAAATCCCTTCAGGACCCAAATTGAAGTCAGGTAGTGCTTCCTTTTCCACCTTTTccttccacttttgtaccatcggATCCTTCTCTTGGGCTTCTTTAATTCGATCGAGAATAGCAGATGTCACCCGAATATTCCCAAAAGTTATTTGTTTGCATCCCAGTCTAGGGTTCCACTCGCTAGCTGCTCCTAACATTTCCCACTCCTTgaccattaaccctgctacttgagccttcCGACTTAAGGCGTCCGCTACTACGTTAGCCTTACCAGGATGGTAGTTGAtcgtgcagtcataatcttctaagagttccatccaccggcgttgcctcatattcaactcgttttgggagaaaaggtacttaagactcttatggtctgaataaacctcaaaggtaaccccgtagagatagtgtctccactttttcagagcaaagaccacagcagctaactccaagtcatgggtaggGTAGTTTTGTTCATGGGTTTTTAGTTTCCTAGAGGCAAAGGCAATCACGTTCTTGTTCTGCATCAATACGCACCCCAAGCCTTCCctcgaagcatcggtataaacggTAAAACTGTCCTTCCCATTAGGCAAGGCCAAAACAGGAGCCATAGTTAACCTTcgtttcaactcctgaaaactggTTTCACACCTAGTATCCCACACAAAACGGCTATTTTTCTTCGTTAAATCGGTTAAAGGGCCagccagtttggaaaagtctttaATAAAGCGTCTATAGTACCCAGCCAACCCTAAGAAACTGCGAATCTcagtggggttttctggcctcttccattcAGCCACTGCCTCTACTTTCGCGGGATCCACTGTAATACCTTCTTTTGAAATCACATGTcccaagaaagagattttctccaaccaaaattcacacttactaaatttggcgtaTAGCCGATGATCTCTCAGGGTTTGTAACACTAGCTTCAAATGCTGCTCATGTTCCTCACGGGTTTTAGAATAGACCAAGATGTCGTCAATAAACACGacaacaaatcggtccaggtagggtttgaaaacccgatgcatcaaatccataaaggcggcaggggcattggtcaacccaaagggcatgactgcaaactcaaaatgtccatatctagaattgaaagcagtcttgggtacatcttctttcttaataagcaactgatagtaaccctgtcggagatctaactttgaaaagaccaccgcgccttgcaactggtcaaacagttcatcgatatggggaagtgggtatttgttcttaatggtcatattgtttaatccccgataatcgatacacaatcttaaagttccatccttcttcttaacaaatagtacCGGAGCCCCCCACGGAGATCCACTCTCCTGAATAAACCCACGCTCCAACAGGTCTTGCAACTGTAATTTCAACTCCTTgagctcagcaggtgccattcgatagggggtcttagagataggtgatgTCCCCGGTAACAGGtcaatcttaaactctatctctctctccggaggtaaagttactaattcatcaggaaacacatccggaTACTCACTTACTACAGGCACATCTTCAACCCTCAACTTATCAGTAGGagtgtttataagaaaagctAGGAACCCTTGGGCCCCTTTATACAgaaatttcctagcccgaatacccgaaatcaatgcagatgaggctaaactACCCCTTATATCGAGCCTTAGGGTTGCCTCCCCCGGTATACGAAATTCCACTACTTTTCTCTTACAATCAAGTTGTGCATCGTACTtagctagccagtccatacccaatataacgtcgtaccccttaatagctaaacttataagattccccaaaagcttcctctctcctacccaaatttcGCAATTTGTATACATCAAACCAGTAATCAAACGTTGGtcccccgtaggagtactaacttctaagtcataaggcaaGCTAACAGGGGTTATATCAATGCCGCACATAAAAttggggttaacaaaggaatgggtagcaCCAGGGTCGATCAAAATCCTAGCTAGACGATGaaaaacagggatcgtaccttctacaaccCCAGAGGAATCAGGGACTTGTTGTTGCTCAAGGGAGTAAACCCGAGCTGGCACCTTTGGCTTTGTCCCTTCTACCTTGGACTGTCCCGAGTTAGCCTTCGACGACTGGGTGGTTACTCTAGCCTCCCGAGGTAACACCGGACAGTTAGCTATTTGATGCTCCGCACTCCCGCAGCGCaagcatttcctttctttcctccaacAGTTGTCCTCAGTGTGGTTTGGtttcccacaaaatccacagggTCCGCGTGCAACTGAGGCCGAACTTCCTTGTGAGACGCTTCTCTGCGGGCCCCGTCCATTGTGACCACCCCTCGGCGGAGTCCCTCGTGTCATCCCCGGTTGCCTTCCTCCCCCGGCTcctcttccaaacttgggaggggtccCTTTGCCATATCTACAAATCTGTGTAGCAAGTTTGTTGCATTTCACCCATTTTAATAGATGATTGAATCCAACGTATTTCACAAACCTTAGAGTTTATCATCCATTCGAATCCAATGGTGAAAGAATGAGTGATgtatgaaaatataaaaatcaattaTATATACAACATGATTTGCTATGTCAGGCAAGAATGAGTATGCAAAAGAAGACACACAACCACAAGCAGTCGAACGCAAGTAATCGAAAAAAAATCAAGAGGTTTATGAACATACATTTTGCGAAAGGATATTTGTAAAGAACAATACAAATTTGGccaacgaatatcatattcaagactttgGATATATCCGCTTCGGAATTCGATactggcagaagtatcacaaaaatgaggaaaaatccaaatgaaccagtTCCCCAGCTGTTCCGTCTCGTGCTCGTCTGTTGAGAAAAACTGCCTTGGCGCCCTCTCGGATTTTCACCAAAGTTGCCCCCAccctccttttttgtttttgttttgtcttttctttctttctttcttttcctttcttttcttcttttttctttctttttcctttttttttcgaggcgccctttcgggttttcacctaaagaacaacgaaatatctcgaccatgatcgactcagaaatgTGAGTTAAAAATTTcgggcatcagtaaaatgcactttccttataagattaggcgaaggcattatggacatcattTGCCAATTGATTAACAAATTTCAAgtagaaatgcagcaagtgacgaaagccaggactttgggctcttgtaatgaggtcaggtggggtgttttcaagaaaagttgaggcttgaaagcaaatttcgatgcgaggtgtgaaataacttgagattgcattattttgaaattgtctccaattttgaacgaaactgagaaaaaatttgccccagtttgatcggattttctctttttgcattgcattttcctcacttttgcattgATTGGACttagtttttctttaaaaactacatttgccccagtgtggggttctccttctttcctctctccctcttttatctttctttaaaaaataaatttacccCAGTGTGGGTTTTCTTTCCTCTTCGATCATCTTTCTTTcgaaataaatttgccccagtgtggggtttgcaattctcaggggttatcaaacgaaaatttgtcaattctgatggctcaaaggggacaagtagggatagaatgttttaagtgtaaaagaagatggcctgacttgcatttcgccatttgcatgaatttctaaagaaaatttgcatgatcaaatgaaaaacttcttacacatattcgagttgatgggttgagggaatgttcgCCTATCTATTTCTGCCAAAAATAAGTGTTCCGCCAATGAACGACCCTTTCTGATTTGGAGCATATTTGCCTCTACCTTTGTCCTGTATTGGCAAAATTCGCTTGAGTGCTTTGTCGCCTTCCTCAAAATGTATGCTGATGAAACTTCTTGTTGTAGGCCCAGGCCATGCCTTTTTGTAACTTTTCATGACAAACGGCATTTTTGGGGTTGAACTCCCATTAGAGTGTGCAAAGATAGAATTTTTGCTGCTGCAAACGAGACTGCATCCAACCATCTGTGTACTTTGACACATGGTCAAACCATTAATCATCTCCTTTCCTGCCTTCGTCCAAACGAATGCTGACTTATGTCTTCTTGACCTCATTCTCAGTGCCAAAGTGAACAATTGCTGTGGCTTCTTGGTTTGGTTCGAATTTCTCCTCATATTGTCCAAGATTTTTGAAAAGAATCAAATATTTTCttattatcactctcgcttggaaatttgggttccaaaattctcaagtcGTGAGTGAGATAGATATTGCCATTATTAAATTCCAGAATGGGTATATCCAAAGGCTCAAATAgctttatttttggccatctgaaagaattaaggaATTTGGGATAACAAACAAgtatacaacaaacaaatgaacaagcaatatgacCGAAATATAAACAAACGAATAAACACAATAACATGACAAGAATGACTTGTGCcttttcataaaacctttgattgaaagcggaaataaaaggaaagcaagtgaaaatgaaatgaaaacatgTGCAAACTTTTAGTCAAAaataaagatgctttcattagctATTTATAGATGCAAAAGCATTTTCAATGAGTTCGCATGGATGACAAACCCCTTTAAGTTTACGAAACTCCTTCTGAATGGCAGAAACTCGGCTGTTCAATTGAAAATTGACCCTTCAGGAATGTCGGGAAATTCtgcatcatttccaaacacCTCAGCCTCACTTGACGAGTTTCTAACAGGCTCCTTAAATTCCATATTGTCCATAATAACCCCAATGGTGTTATCGTACTCTGGCAGGGGGTTCTTATCCACATTTGGCGTTTGTGCCTCTTTTCTTCTAATTACAATCTCTCCAGCTtcaatcatgtcttgaattttatgcttgAGTGCTTTACACTCAGCAATCGGATGGCCGGGtgcccctgaatgataagcacagacagcttgTGGGTTATACCCAACGGGTATGCCATACGGATAGGTTGGAGGGGGAATGATACCTATTTTCCCAGCAGCCTTCAATTGGTCATATAATTGATCCAAAGGCCTGTCGAGATTGGTGAATGTGCGGTTACGTCCCGGGTTGTTGGCTTTAGGGGGCTGAGGGTAGTTGTAAACGGTTGGTGGAGGCATTCCTGGATTGAATGGAGGCCGATGACGATTTTGGCgaggatttggttgagaaatttgaaaatggGCTAAAGGTGgattaggatagcttgggcgaggtcgaggatgagtgatattggcgtgataaacaggatgagggttGGAATAATAaaggtaagggtttgagtaggtggGGTATTGTCGAGGTTTAGGTCTTGGGATAGGATTTTGATCCCATATGgaagcagtttccccctctttctttttaagttGCGGATTCTTCCCACTATTCCCCTGTCCTTGCAAGGCATCCAACTGGGACTTGAAGGCAGAGAcgttaacaatctttccagctttcacgaagtcatcgtactcctcaagtttattgaaaATGAcagcgaacgagcatccagtcatgcggaaaatttcttcaaagtacggcggatcatgtgctttaatgaaagtgcgtatgatttcatcctcagtcatcggtggctcgacttttgcaactattttcctccacctcttggcataagtcttgtgatcctcggagggttttctttttgttccttccaacgtggttcgtgtcggagccagctcgcagttatactcgtaatgccttacaaaagcattggacaagtcaatccaggtctttacttcttcgggtttcaaatttgagtaccagtcgagggcatccccctccagacttttcGGGAACAACCTTAAAGGCAGATTCTCATCGTCTACGGgttttcccaacttgttagcaaacagtcggaggtgtgtcttgggattacccgtcccatcgtacttgttaaacttaggggttttgaacccctcaggcaattgcacatttggaaagagacaaagctcatcgtaatccaggactccttgcttgt from Coffea eugenioides isolate CCC68of unplaced genomic scaffold, Ceug_1.0 ScVebR1_279;HRSCAF=926, whole genome shotgun sequence harbors:
- the LOC113757170 gene encoding uncharacterized protein LOC113757170, which translates into the protein MTRGTPPRGGHNGRGPQRSVSQGSSASVARGPCGFCGKPNHTEDNCWRKERKCLRCGSAEHQIANCPVLPREARVTTQSSKANSGQSKVEGTKPKVPARVYSLEQQQVPDSSGVVEGTIPVFHRLARILIDPGATHSFVNPNFMCGIDITPVSLPYDLEVSTPTGDQRLIT